The following are from one region of the Vibrio parahaemolyticus genome:
- a CDS encoding VOC family protein, which yields MNSYVEHANISVVDAQKMIQFLTAAIPEWKVRGGGKIDNWFGRPIEWFHVGDDHSYIAISSGGKGDATHWTSHFTGFKHIGIVVPDVEALIERLSKAGYELDHRGDEHPFRKNVYYLEDHGMLFEFIEYFSEKGSERNDYNQ from the coding sequence ATGAACAGTTATGTAGAACACGCCAATATCTCAGTCGTTGACGCACAAAAGATGATCCAATTTTTGACCGCCGCTATCCCTGAATGGAAAGTGCGCGGCGGCGGAAAAATAGATAATTGGTTTGGCAGACCAATTGAGTGGTTTCACGTAGGTGATGATCATTCTTATATTGCCATCTCGTCAGGAGGAAAAGGCGACGCTACTCATTGGACATCACACTTCACAGGTTTTAAACACATAGGGATTGTGGTGCCGGATGTAGAAGCCCTCATCGAAAGGCTAAGCAAAGCAGGTTATGAGCTCGACCACCGAGGCGACGAACACCCATTTAGAAAGAACGTCTACTATCTAGAAGACCACGGTATGCTGTTTGAGTTTATCGAGTACTTCTCGGAGAAAGGCAGCGAACGAAATGACTATAATCAATAA
- a CDS encoding diguanylate cyclase domain-containing protein has protein sequence MSLKNKSFYWVGEPPTSNFCEGVILVNQIEEVPVGLGGMVCISYSDTQQINHALKAFFKEKGRWSWAVYVTVETPYSRCIADGVFEELESKKVWRSIQSKIDSIDEPDVLDPLIGWLGVNRQRRVSALKSLESTSIYSFPIIDLLFPDIYSTYRYVLSEQGRGILEPEALIDRIRVCSHCNSGHLNYVEVCPDCSSIDIDSQSSLHCFTCGHVGEQHSFQRRGKLECPKCLTQLRHIGVDYDRPLENHVCHSCSSLFVEAATISQCLSCDSKIKVEELVVRKIYQYRLGEVGEYIFQHGKSIQAPELSIKGKVEVSFFQNLLAWLNKVALRHKEQHLLLGLHLPTIDEYGKQYGDAKLFSLMDQLTRRLSGLFRDTDICCQYKQDVLLVLMPNTTNASLSVLQQKLSDLGDLVEDEEFELDVFAWDLPDPVIEGGVSVWIESLMGEIYAAR, from the coding sequence ATGTCATTAAAAAATAAAAGTTTCTATTGGGTAGGCGAACCGCCAACAAGTAATTTCTGTGAGGGAGTTATCTTAGTTAATCAGATCGAAGAGGTCCCAGTTGGTTTGGGGGGGATGGTGTGTATTTCCTACTCAGACACTCAGCAGATAAACCATGCGTTAAAAGCATTTTTTAAAGAGAAAGGGCGTTGGTCATGGGCGGTTTATGTCACTGTGGAAACTCCTTATTCTCGATGTATTGCCGACGGTGTATTTGAAGAATTAGAGTCAAAAAAAGTTTGGCGATCCATTCAAAGCAAGATCGACTCCATTGACGAACCGGACGTGTTGGACCCGTTGATTGGTTGGCTTGGAGTAAATCGTCAGCGTCGAGTGAGCGCTTTAAAAAGTTTAGAGTCTACGTCGATTTATTCGTTTCCGATAATTGACCTTCTGTTTCCTGATATTTATTCCACTTATCGATACGTACTCTCCGAGCAAGGCCGGGGAATATTAGAGCCTGAAGCGCTGATTGACAGAATTCGTGTTTGCTCCCATTGCAATAGTGGACACTTGAATTATGTAGAAGTATGTCCTGACTGCAGCAGTATCGATATCGATTCTCAGAGCTCTTTACACTGTTTCACTTGTGGTCATGTTGGTGAACAACATAGCTTTCAGCGTCGTGGAAAGCTTGAATGTCCAAAATGTTTGACTCAGCTACGCCATATTGGTGTGGACTATGACCGTCCGCTTGAAAATCATGTGTGCCATAGTTGCTCTAGTTTGTTTGTCGAGGCTGCTACCATCAGTCAATGTTTGAGCTGTGATTCAAAGATCAAAGTCGAAGAGCTTGTTGTTCGTAAAATTTATCAATATCGACTTGGCGAAGTCGGTGAGTACATCTTCCAGCACGGAAAGTCTATTCAGGCTCCTGAGTTATCGATTAAAGGAAAAGTCGAAGTCAGCTTTTTCCAAAACCTACTGGCGTGGCTAAATAAAGTCGCATTGAGACACAAAGAGCAGCATCTTCTACTTGGATTACACTTACCGACGATTGATGAATACGGTAAGCAATATGGTGATGCCAAATTATTCTCGTTGATGGATCAACTGACGCGCCGTCTTAGCGGCTTGTTTCGAGATACGGACATATGTTGTCAGTACAAACAGGATGTGTTGCTTGTCCTAATGCCAAACACGACCAACGCAAGCTTGTCCGTTTTACAGCAAAAATTATCGGATTTGGGTGATCTTGTTGAAGACGAAGAATTTGAGTTGGACGTATTTGCTTGGGATTTGCCTGATCCGGTCATTGAAGGTGGTGTTTCTGTTTGGATCGAATCGTTGATGGGTGAGATCTATGCTGCAAGATAG
- a CDS encoding glycosyltransferase family 2 protein — MLQDSLVLLDYLRGMLLHNEELWLLLFPVMIIIELPLYLLVLTGIFRWSYMREEPELKRFPSVSFVITCYGEGEAIGITIDTLVEQVYPGHIEILAVVDGAVQNQDTYQAALNGERRHTGVRNRKVRVLPKWQRGGRVSTLNAGLSMASGEIVINVDGDTSFDNDMVFTMMKQFADKNVIASGGALRVRNHNANLLTKMQSLEYMLSMQAGKTGMATWGVLNNISGAFGAFRKNLLKQVGGWDTHTAEDLDLTMRLKQYKRRYPDNKLAFSTHSIGHTDVPDTLKGLVLQRLRWDGDLLFLFLRKHNEGLSPRLLGWGNFVFTLAYGVIQNVLLPLLVVIFSIYMVIVYPLKFVLALMLMLYFVYLFLSALIFVVYIGLVSERKKEDLKSAKWLFLYPVYQFFMRLITAFSMVNEVVRRSHEESSMAPWWVLKRGKKF, encoded by the coding sequence ATGCTGCAAGATAGTCTCGTTTTACTCGACTATCTTCGAGGCATGCTTCTTCACAATGAAGAACTATGGCTATTGTTGTTTCCAGTAATGATCATCATAGAGTTGCCGCTGTATTTGTTGGTGTTAACAGGGATATTTCGTTGGTCATATATGCGAGAAGAGCCAGAGTTAAAACGATTTCCATCAGTAAGCTTCGTTATCACTTGCTACGGTGAGGGAGAGGCGATTGGGATCACCATCGATACGTTAGTTGAGCAAGTTTACCCAGGTCATATTGAAATACTCGCAGTGGTTGATGGGGCGGTGCAAAACCAAGATACCTATCAAGCCGCATTAAATGGTGAGAGAAGACATACAGGTGTCCGTAATCGTAAAGTTCGTGTCTTGCCAAAGTGGCAACGTGGAGGCCGTGTTTCGACATTGAATGCCGGCTTATCGATGGCCAGCGGTGAAATTGTCATTAACGTAGATGGAGATACCTCATTCGATAACGACATGGTTTTCACCATGATGAAACAGTTTGCGGATAAAAATGTGATTGCTAGCGGTGGTGCGTTAAGAGTTCGCAACCACAACGCCAACTTACTAACCAAAATGCAATCCTTGGAGTACATGCTGTCTATGCAAGCAGGTAAAACAGGGATGGCGACGTGGGGTGTGCTCAATAACATCTCTGGCGCATTCGGAGCGTTTCGAAAGAACCTTCTTAAGCAAGTTGGGGGGTGGGATACGCATACTGCAGAAGATCTCGACTTAACCATGCGTTTGAAGCAATACAAACGTCGTTATCCTGATAATAAGTTGGCCTTTTCGACGCATTCCATCGGCCATACTGATGTACCAGATACGTTGAAAGGTTTGGTATTGCAACGACTTCGTTGGGATGGAGATTTATTGTTTTTATTTTTGCGTAAGCACAATGAGGGGCTGTCTCCACGTTTACTTGGTTGGGGAAACTTTGTATTCACTTTGGCTTATGGCGTGATTCAAAATGTTCTATTACCGCTGCTCGTGGTGATATTTAGCATTTATATGGTGATTGTCTATCCACTTAAATTTGTATTGGCGTTGATGCTAATGCTCTATTTTGTCTACCTCTTTTTATCTGCTCTGATTTTTGTTGTCTATATTGGGCTTGTATCAGAGAGAAAAAAAGAGGATCTGAAGTCAGCGAAATGGTTATTTCTTTACCCTGTCTACCAGTTTTTCATGCGTTTGATTACCGCTTTCTCAATGGTTAACGAGGTTGTGAGGAGAAGTCATGAAGAATCAAGTATGGCACCTTGGTGGGTATTGAAGCGAGGTAAAAAGTTTTAG
- a CDS encoding HlyD family secretion protein, with protein sequence MKVNFHLDKKNKPQSESGMKVVYGQAKRGGYRLRWYLILAIVVSPLLFMAYYLFRTQVLVTAPAIITSYPLTVTATRSAIVGPIPVNVGTEVAQDQALLLLKDNALNKEIDFIKEELIKLSKNQVQSTDELYKNAIGSSEDGLKKVQEIQKKYDVYRKKGQVSEVDYAAIVSVNNSLSNQLSSQKIAYVDAMRDLEELELAGPVTQEYRSLMRELVVKRAQQENLTFRSPMKGRVLDVHVHEGQNVSENTPLLTIARNVTPEITAFLNPKYLQYSKMDTKAKVVFPDGRKFSATVSKPVEVVNKLPSELQSPFEGQPAYLKVTLSFDEALEKSRWIEGVEVEVRF encoded by the coding sequence ATGAAAGTTAACTTTCACTTAGATAAGAAAAACAAACCGCAGTCTGAGAGCGGTATGAAAGTCGTCTATGGACAGGCAAAACGTGGCGGCTATCGTCTTCGTTGGTACCTGATTTTAGCCATTGTAGTCAGTCCACTCTTGTTCATGGCATATTACTTGTTTCGAACTCAGGTGTTAGTGACAGCGCCAGCGATAATTACTTCTTACCCATTAACGGTAACCGCAACTCGCTCAGCGATTGTTGGCCCTATTCCGGTCAATGTTGGTACGGAAGTAGCTCAGGACCAAGCGCTCTTGCTGTTAAAAGACAACGCTCTGAACAAGGAGATTGATTTTATAAAAGAAGAGTTGATTAAATTGTCTAAAAATCAGGTTCAGAGTACGGATGAACTGTATAAAAATGCGATTGGAAGTTCTGAAGATGGCTTGAAAAAAGTACAAGAAATTCAAAAAAAATATGACGTGTATAGAAAAAAGGGACAGGTTTCAGAGGTCGATTATGCTGCAATTGTTAGTGTAAATAACTCTTTGAGTAATCAATTGAGTAGTCAAAAAATTGCTTACGTAGATGCGATGCGCGATTTAGAAGAACTGGAGCTTGCTGGTCCGGTAACTCAAGAGTACCGATCATTAATGCGTGAATTGGTAGTCAAACGCGCGCAACAAGAAAATTTAACTTTTCGTTCTCCTATGAAAGGGCGAGTGCTCGATGTTCATGTACACGAAGGGCAAAATGTCTCTGAAAATACTCCCTTACTTACGATCGCTCGCAATGTTACGCCGGAGATAACCGCTTTCTTAAACCCGAAATATCTCCAATACAGTAAGATGGATACTAAAGCGAAAGTTGTATTTCCTGATGGCAGAAAGTTCAGTGCAACGGTATCGAAGCCGGTTGAAGTGGTGAACAAGCTGCCTTCTGAACTGCAAAGCCCATTCGAAGGTCAACCTGCGTATTTGAAGGTGACGCTGAGTTTTGATGAAGCTCTAGAAAAAAGCCGTTGGATTGAAGGTGTAGAAGTCGAAGTTCGCTTTTAA